One segment of Rattus norvegicus strain BN/NHsdMcwi chromosome 16, GRCr8, whole genome shotgun sequence DNA contains the following:
- the Tma16 gene encoding translation machinery-associated protein 16, with amino-acid sequence MPKGLKAKMVGREKKVIHPYSRKAAQITRESHKQDKKERLKTERALRLNLIGDKLQWFHSHLDTKKSRYSKKDACELIERYLDRFSSELEQIELHNSIKDRQGRRHHSREAVIKQTMERERQQYEGYGFEIPDIVDSNALNTFREWDFDLKKLPNIKMRKLCANDAVPKKRKQKNILNIEKDLGELDLTGETGDATDGKLEPASESSDTDEEMTAVPDSPH; translated from the exons ATG CCTAAAGGACTGAAAGCAAAAATGGTAGGACGGGAAAAAAAAGTCATCCATCCGTACAGTAGAAAAGCAGCTCAGATTACAAGGGAGTCTCACAAACAAGACAAGAAGGAAAG ATTGAAGACGGAGAGGGCCTTGCGTCTCAACCTTATTG GTGACAAACTTCAGTGGTTTCACAGTCATCTGGATACAAAAAAATCGAGATATTCAAAGAAAGATGCCTGTGAATTAATTGAAAG GTACTTGGATCGGTTCAGCAGTGAGCTGGAGCAGATTGAGTTACACAACAGCATCAAGGACAGACAGGGGAGGCGGCACCATTCCCGGGAGGCTGTCATCAAGCAGACCATGGAGCGGGAGCGGCAGCAGTATGAAGGCTACGGCTTTG AGATCCCAGACATCGTAGACTCTAATGCTCTGAACACTTTCCG GGAATGGGATTTTGATCTGAAGAAATTGCCAAACATCAAAATGAGGAAACTGTGTGCTAATGATGCGGTTCCTAAGAAGcgcaaacagaaaaatattttaaatatagaaaaggaTTTAGGAGAATTAGACCTAACAGGGGAAACTGGAGATGCTACAGATGGAAAACTGGAACCAGCAAGTGAATCAAGTGACACGGATGAAGAAATGACTGCAGTGCCTGACAGCCCTCATTGA
- the Tma16 gene encoding translation machinery-associated protein 16 isoform X1 encodes MVGREKKVIHPYSRKAAQITRESHKQDKKERLKTERALRLNLIGDKLQWFHSHLDTKKSRYSKKDACELIERYLDRFSSELEQIELHNSIKDRQGRRHHSREAVIKQTMERERQQYEGYGFEIPDIVDSNALNTFREWDFDLKKLPNIKMRKLCANDAVPKKRKQKNILNIEKDLGELDLTGETGDATDGKLEPASESSDTDEEMTAVPDSPH; translated from the exons ATGGTAGGACGGGAAAAAAAAGTCATCCATCCGTACAGTAGAAAAGCAGCTCAGATTACAAGGGAGTCTCACAAACAAGACAAGAAGGAAAG ATTGAAGACGGAGAGGGCCTTGCGTCTCAACCTTATTG GTGACAAACTTCAGTGGTTTCACAGTCATCTGGATACAAAAAAATCGAGATATTCAAAGAAAGATGCCTGTGAATTAATTGAAAG GTACTTGGATCGGTTCAGCAGTGAGCTGGAGCAGATTGAGTTACACAACAGCATCAAGGACAGACAGGGGAGGCGGCACCATTCCCGGGAGGCTGTCATCAAGCAGACCATGGAGCGGGAGCGGCAGCAGTATGAAGGCTACGGCTTTG AGATCCCAGACATCGTAGACTCTAATGCTCTGAACACTTTCCG GGAATGGGATTTTGATCTGAAGAAATTGCCAAACATCAAAATGAGGAAACTGTGTGCTAATGATGCGGTTCCTAAGAAGcgcaaacagaaaaatattttaaatatagaaaaggaTTTAGGAGAATTAGACCTAACAGGGGAAACTGGAGATGCTACAGATGGAAAACTGGAACCAGCAAGTGAATCAAGTGACACGGATGAAGAAATGACTGCAGTGCCTGACAGCCCTCATTGA